The following DNA comes from Magnolia sinica isolate HGM2019 chromosome 18, MsV1, whole genome shotgun sequence.
CTTGATTGCGCTTACTCATACAATGGAATTACTTCAGTTATTGATCATTAGCAACTGCTCAGTTCCTTTATCTATCTTTGTGCTCGGGGTCAAGGCATTCGGTTTGGATTGAGCTGTGAAAGATTAAAGCACGCCCAAGACTCTATACATGTACACACATTGGTAAATTGTAAAGGTGTACACCTAATTTGATTTGAACGCCTCAACCGTGTGACTGACTGCAGATGGGTCATACTTCCAAAACAAATTGATTAGGAATCCAAAAGTAGATCGATGCTGGCTTTACGGGGCTTTCAAGGCATGACCAAGATTGGAATCCGACCCTTTGCACTTTAGCATCCAAcaggaataaaaataaaaataaaataagttgtgggattaggtgcggccctgaccgtgaGGCCCCACTTTGATTCATGTGTAGTATATgcacatcgtccatccgtttttaaagctcattttatggcatgagcccaaaaaaattgaagcagatccaaatctaaggtggaccacactacaggaaaaaagtgacgattgaatgctcaccattaaaaacttttgagcccatctaacctgttaataaggtcacatggacctggatgaaaaaaacaaatatcagcttgatccaaaactctggtggtcCATAATAAGTTTTTGATGtaaatcaccactatttactatttcctatagtgtggtcttcCTGAGATTGGAAcccgcttcatttttggtctcattccctaaaatgttctggaaaaacggatgctacatataaatcaaggtgggccacatagtcaGGGCCTCAcggtgttgggtgaggccggtcCCACCTTACTCATTCCGTCTCAAGTATAATATATAGAAGACAATCATTTACAACCACCGATCTTATCCAAAGCACATGCATGGCACATTTATCAGTGTCTTGGCCCATTTTTCTGCCATTTgacattcatggtggggcccaactttTAAAAACAGCTGGACGTCACAGACACTCTCATCAGTAGGCCATACAAACcccaaaaagaataaataaattcgCCTTCAGATTTCAGTGAAAGCACTGATGCAGATTCGTCCAACTCAAATAATTGGTTATAATCCTCAATTCAGCATCCAAAAGTATGATTATAGTGGCCTACTTTGTAATCAATCCTAAAGTCAGATGTAGGCCCAGACTGTTCATTAAGTGGGCCTTCAGTTTCAGACCTATTAGTGTCTTAAACAGGGTCTGTTCCCAACCTTGGGCCAGAATCTTCTACTACGTAGGGCCAACCTGTTTATCAATCAGGTCCAGGCAACGTCCTAGGGAATTTATGGCTGCCCCCATCCCAGGaagctacatggggcccaccaagatgtttgtgagaatacCAAaatgtccatcagtttctccagctcACGTTAAGACGTgatcccaaaatgaggcagatccaaaattctaagtggaccacacaacagaaaacagtggggatggtaTGCCTACTGTCAAAACGTTAATGGGGAGACAGAAATTTaagatcaggataatatttgtgcttCCAGTTCATCCCACTGTCCCGGACGGTTGGTGTGCATTTCCATCCCcacttgtttcctgtggtgtggtccacagtaTGAGtttttggaactgcctcatttttggggtcatgtcctaaaatgagatagagAAGCTGATGGACAGGCTGGATTTCTCAGAcatatcaatgggccccatgtagctTCCAAGAGCCTCTCGGCATTTATTTACAAGCATATGCAGCATCAAGCCAGGACCGTAAGCTGACCCAGCCATTGCTGGCCCTAAGTCCAATGGGGCCACCATCATTGGCCATCTAATATATGAAAACGTCAAAAGACAAAATGACAGCCAACCATCCATTCAACAGTATATCAACAGTCATGTCACACAGATATGAGTTTGATTTCGTTTAaaagggtaaaaaataaaaaaaaataaaaaaataaaaaaaaatcaagagggTAAAAAACTCAAAAagctttattttccatttaaaagATAATTATAAGTTCCATAAGATAAGAGTTCAATAGATGCCCATGAATTTCTATTCTATGCATTTACCATAAATTCGGTTCAAGGTTGGGAATGGTACCCCCAAGGGTTTTTGCTTGCCCAATTCCATTGGTCTCTGCACATCTCCTCTACGCCATATCTTGCCCTGAAaatcaagattttttttatttttatttttttcttgtggtCACTTGAGAATCAAAGACTATATATCGATACCAAAACAAGCCAAAGATTAATACAACAACTTGCTCTAGTATGAAGTTATTGGTTTTACAAGTTTTTTTTATCAACACCAATCAGATAGTGGTTAGTCTGTGTAGAGAACATCCAaaccgtgcaaaaggtgggcaaCACCATGAAGCTGGCCTGGTGAAAATCAAGCTAATCCAGATAATGGGCAGTCACACTATTGAAAATGGGCATCCAATGGTCTGACTCAAAGTCCCCTGATTTCTACATCAGGTGTGTCACACATTGTTTGCACGGCTTGTCCTGTACATGTGACAGGGTGGCAGGTAAGGAAGGGTGGTATGTGTAAGTTGAGCTAGAGTAGTGTAAACTTACTTCCAACCAAGTTCCTTTTCGGCCTTCTCAGTAGAAGCATAAACGGCTGTGGCGTCTCCTGGCCTCCTTGGGCATAATTTGATAGGTATTTTCTGGAGTTGGAAAGAATACTCAGTGAATAACTAAATATTTATTAGGGAAGTTTCTGCCATAGCTTATTCTTGTTGGTTGCCTCCTGTGCTCGGTCACATGGTGATCCAGAAAAATCATCCATctagtaggtcccaccatggatgggctgCTGATGAAATTAAGATCTACACTGTCAACAAAAAGGAGGATGATAACTCTCTATGGAAATTGAGAATCACTGACCAATGGGACTTTTTAGCATGGCATCTTGGACATGGAAACCCTGTCTAGAAGAAATAAGCCGGCGCGTACCAAACCCAGGAAAGGGTTATGTCATTGTAAGGGAcgctgattgcgtcctacccccgcccggacggtaatccgtccgggcagggctctgtggggcccacagtgatgtaagtattttatccacacagttaatcatttttatatgattattttaaggtatgagccaaaaattgaggtagtttcagggcttaagtggaccacaaagtggggattgaacgtccaccattaaaaacttcttgggacctgGAGAAgtgtcagatcaagctgaaatttgtgttttcagttcatccaagtctgcatgaccttattaataggttgggtggtaaaaaaacatcacggtggcccttagaaaggtttcaaccgtgggtgtcattatcactgcagcttcctttgatgtggtccactggagatgtatatctgcttcatttttttgtataataccttaaaatgatctgagaaaagtgatgaacggtgtgggtaaaatacttacattacagtggaccccacagagccctgcatGGACGGATtgccgtccgggcgggggtaggacgcaatccacgtcccattGTAACATGGGCAATAgatcttacaacttttgccaaaaaatcaCGAATTTTCTTGATTCGAATATGATTGGCAAAACAGATTAATAAAACCGGCCCCAAATAGCTGGACaaagcaatgatgatgatgattgctcATTTTGCAGTTACCAGACGAAAATGTCTGGACCATCATATGGCAAGGCACAAGTAGCAAGCAACACAGGGAGAGCAGCAAATAGTGAACAGGTAGCAAAATTCTTTACAAATAAACAACCAGAAATCCTCATTTAACGCGAAGGGGACTCACTTTTCCTGAAGCCTTCTCAAATGCAGCGACCATTTCAAACACAGATGTGCCACATCCAGTGCCCAAATTGTAGGCAGTACAACCTGGCACCCATTAAAACTCAAATAATATCATTACCATAAAGCTGGGTCTTTTTGCAGTAAATCTTGTGCagagtttattttccattttaatGTGACAAACCTATATCATCCGCTGTGAATATCTTCCGAAGAGCAGCTATATGGCCATCAGCTAGGTCCATAACATGGATGTAGTCTCGAATCTGTTCATCAAAAGATTcataactattaaaaaaataaaaataaaaatcaatcagtCACCATTGTCAACTGATACAAGTTATTTTTCTTACAATGAACAGTTACTCATACATATCCATCTAGAACAAATTAAATCATACCAAAATTTTAGGCAACATTTGGAGAAAAAGTATTTGTTTTTATGGAATGTCTACTCGTTGTAGAAATTTCTTAAAGTGGAAATGGTACAATTTTAACATCATCTTCAAATTCCTATATGAATAAAGTGGCACAAGCTGTAGACATTTACAACTTACATGTCTCTTTTCCAGTTTTGTGAAAGAAATCAAATATGAGAATTCCTGTTACGGCTTTCCACGCAAATAAAATATTAACTTAGATACTGAGCAATCAAAATCCAGAAAAATTACAGGAAAATATGTTGAATGTCAAACAGATTTACTGGGTGTATTTAATAGGATTAACTGCCAGGAAAAACAAAATCTCAGGCAACATGACTACTTAGATCCATCATGCAACATCCTGCGAATAGTTACCTGCAGAGCCATATCTAACACAGTTGTTTTGAACTATTATCTCATGCATAACAATACACTTCTAGTACACATCAAAAATGAGTTTCCAAACCTCAGGTATTCATTAACATCAAGCCATATACATGAGAAAGTAATATGGTTGTTTGGTCTGGTGTATGAAGTTTGGATTTGATGTTAGCTATTATCCCATGTCAAGAACGGCATGGGGCTTTGGTCATTTACTCTTTATCGAATTAAATTATAGCAATTAAATTGGGTTGAACATCTAACATCCTAAAGGGTAACCCCATATGGAACTAGAGTATGGTTTTCCAGCAAAGATAACAGCATGCTGAGAGACTCATATAGATCTGGTTAATGTTAGTGGAAGCAGAGCAATCAAAATTAACAAATATTCTCCAGGCTGGATCAATGCCATCCAATCTGGAGAAATCTTCAAAAGAAAATTGAGCACAGAAAGGATTCAGTAGTAGATTTTAACAGTGACATGCCTCTTTCAGGGAAAGGGAAGGCAGCCACAATAGATAGTGATGAAGGGCATAGGAAAAAATCACATACCGCACTACCATCCTTTGTTGGATAATCATGACCAAAAATATTCAACTCAGGCAATCTGCCAACGGCCACTTGCTGGATATAAGGCATGAGATTATTTGGAATACCCTTTGGATCTTCACCAATTTGACCACTGATGTGGGCTCCAACAGGGTTGAAGTATCTGAGTAGTATAATTCTCCATTCTGGATCTGCTTTTTGAACATCACGTGCAATCTCTTCAAGGAAAAGCTAGTAAGACGAAAATTAAAATGGAGAATTAAAAGCTTTACTAATTTGGGTGAAAAGATGTACATAGCAAAATGCTAAACTCAACAagtaaacaaaaaagaaagaaagaaagaaagaaagaacgagtgaaaaagaaaagaacgaTGAGAAATTAAAGAAAAGAATTCTGTTAAGGAATAAACAACTGTGAACATACCTTTGTCCGCCCATATGGGTTCATTGCCTTCAACTCAAAGTCCTCAACACATGGGATTTTTTCAGGTTGACCATAAACAGTTGCAGATGAAGAGAACACCAGCTAAGTAGACAAAGTAGCAAGATGCAAGACACAACGGTTAAGATCATAAATATTCCTGAATATGGTTTAAAACACCAAATAAATGATATAAGTGCAATTTTGTAGGATAAAAGACTGTAAAGAGAAAATCAATACAAGCTTCCTTCCTCTTTGAAAACCTTCTACCATAGACATaccaaatttcaagaaaaaaaaatactcgAACTTATTTGAAACGAAAATCATTATGCTGAAACAATTATCTGAGAGCCATTAATGCTTGACTTTGAAAAGGGGGGAGGAAAAATTAGAGAAATCGAAGTCACAAACATTTTGTATCAAAATGACTGTAAGACAAGCAAAAACTTCTCTACATGGAAAATAACATACAAACAAATACCAAAACAAAAGAATCTAGCTCCCTAATGGATATTCATACAGTGAAATTTCTCCAAGAATCATACGATGCAGTTGCTTTGTATTTGGTTTATGTGGGACTGTTCCAGACCTTTGAATGGCACAACAGTTAGCTCCATGCACATGACCTCTTTTTGCTTGTCACTTCATCCTAACATGGACTAGAAATTAAAGTAGTGCAGTTCCATTGTTATGTAAAATTGTAATAGTGTTACTTACAGTGGGAAACATAGATGTGGAGCGACTGCATTCATCATTTCACCATTGCTGTGTTTAGTTGTACCAACTCCTAAAATCCCACAAAAAACAGCTATTGCATTGTCTAAGATGTCTTAAAGGTAAGGATGGTGGAATCACAAACACAGCCAGTCCATATAGGTGTTTCCCATCATAAGatatttcttaaagtttttcAGAGGCATCTTCCACAGCCTCTCCCACTATACTCAACGGCACTCAGAAGGAAAGTTCCTTATTGGATGGGCTAACAAATTTTGGAAATGAAATGTGATGGGCAATTGTAAGCAAACTTTCTTGATCATTAATTAAAGgaaggttttcttttcttttcttttcttttctttttaatcaatATACATCTCCTTAACTGTATTTacattttttcccttttcttttaggAAGTgaacaaattttatttaaatgaacAAAAAGATACAAGCAAAAAATGGAAGAACCATCAAGTagtatgaatatatatatatatatatatagtaacaaACCTTTTTACAGCCATAGTTCAACATGAACTCAATCAGATTCAAGGTGCCAATCAAATTGTTGTCATAGTAACGTAATGGCTTTGCAACGCTCTCCCCAACAGCCTTCAGGCCAGCAAAATGGATTACAGCATCGAATCTGTCACATTTTAATAAAGTCACCTTCGTGATTATCAAAACATTTGAAACCAAATTGACATAATGCATAGTGGGTAGTGGGTAATGTCATTAGAATAGTAGCAGATAATCCATCTTCAAAAAGCtaaatgaaagaaataaaaagggGGGGAATTTTTATGGTGTGATTCATCACCacaatcatcatctaagccttatcccaattaattggggtcagctacatggaTCACATtctgccattctactctatcaagggccagttcagttagaccataggtcaagtcttttcttactacctccacccacgtccttttgggccgtTGCTTACTTTTCTAGAGCCTTCGACTTCTACCAAACCACCTATTAACTAGGgaagttcttggtctccattgcacgtGTCCAAACAATCTAAGACTACTTTCCCTCAtcatattacctattggtgctactcttaaGTTTCCTTGAATGCAGTCATTCTAATTCTAGCAAGGAAACATTGCTAGCATGAATTACCAACTTTCTTGATCAGGCCAAGAAATGCGCAATGTAGCCACCAACTCCCAATCAACCAATCCGGGTGGATGGTTTCAATGTTCTGTTCAAACCAGCATCCTTTTCATCACAATCAGCATTTAGTACAGGAGGAGGCTGCTTTCCAGTAGACTCTAGAATAGATGGACAATGGACAGACTACATTGTCCATGGAACATTGGATTCATTCCATCCTTATACAATTCATTTGTATACCTACAACAAGTTGGTAGAAGGATTTTCACAGAGCACCCAATCTAAGGTGTGGCAAACAGATCAATGGGTCTGGATCAATGGAAAGTGGTCTTCCTGTGTACACAACACTTGCCAAAActtaatcaaaatttgaatcgATCCGAGTGCTGAATAGTTTTCCTCAATCTATAAACCAGTCCTTATGTAAGCAACACAATGCGCTAAATATTCAAGAGAAACAATAAAATACAGCAGCTGTATGTGAACTTTCAATACAGCAATTTCTTTTCCACCAACATGTTGGATGTTAAGAATAAATACAAGAAGTGGAAGAGGTGGACCATAGCATGATAATCACAATCCACTCATTGGGCAGGGCACTACGTGACCAGACAGCTGATGGTATGACTTAGAGCACTGGTGAGGCCCACCCAACAATGtgatcaacttgattttcatacccagtgatcatcatggtgtggccaacctTTTTCGACGGATCAGATATACTGCACGTGCGACACGTTTGGCGGGGAAGAAATggctgtatgtgatcatttctcaatATTGAAGTATCATAAAGAGAAGAGGGAAACACCAACCTTGTTTGGGAGAAAACCTTTTCCAAATCGTCCTTATTCCGAAGATCACCCTGCAACCAAACAGCAACagagtcataataaaccaaaaTTCAAAATGCCACTTCAACAACCCCAAACAAAATGTACTGAAATTCACCGAAATAGAAAACACACACAGACCACGTGAAAGATAAGATTCCGGGATCCATCACGGCCGGCTAAATCCCTGACGCGATCGACGGCTTCCTCAACGGAATTATCGAGATTATCGATAATGGAGACCTTGAAACCCTCGTTGAGGAGTTGGAGGACGGTGTGGGTACCAATGAAACCGGCCCCACCGGTGACAAGGATGGATTGCTGTTTCTCGGACGCCATTGTCTAAGGCGGgaaatacagagagagagagagagagagagagagagaggatttcaCGAGGGAAGGAGTGTTATTATACGGAAAAGGGAAAAGGTGAGCAAATCAAGGAAGAATTTGCACTTGTTTGGGAAAAGGATAAGGACTGGGAGTCCCTTTCGGACTTTGCTTCTTTCCAGATCAGATGCATTGTCCGTGAGGGAAGCAAATAACCGACGGGAGACTGCGGattaaaaaaacaacaaacaaaaaacaaaaaacaaaaagagtgCAACGATCGTCGGTCTTAGTGTGGGCCAGCTGCTGTGATCACGGTCCGTTGTACGCGTGTATCATCATCAGAGGTAGCACGCGTGCAtcacatggaaacggattggctactccccctgccaccagccacgtggctggtggtccgtgctctgtgggcccacaatgatgtatgtgtttcatccattccgttaatccatttttaaagataattttaggctttattccaaaaataagaaggatataaatctgagatggaccacaccacaggaaaacaatagtgattggatatccaccatttaaatcctcaaaatgtccaccgtactgtttatttgacatccaatctattaggtcatacatatccaaatgaagggaaaaaacaaagatcagcttgatccaaaacttttatgcccccaaaaagtttttaatggccaacgctaattcaatattgtttcctttaatgtggtctattgagattgggatatacctcatttttggtgtaatatcataaaatgaactagaaaaatatatgaatggcatggatgaaacacatacatcataataggacccacagaGCAGCGACCGCCTGCCATTgggtggtggcaggggagtagccaatccgtttccgcatcACGGAGTCCTACCCCAGCCCGtctctagctccgaacgggcagttttgtgggtgagcccgccttgatgtatctgtttatccaagccgtccatcccttttcttagatcattatAAGAAGTTAACACAAAAATGacacagatccaacgctcaaatgggccacaccaaataataagcttagttGCGTTAAATGCACGAAGCATTAAAGGTCAGttgtattaaatgcaagagttttctgtggcgtggtccatttgagcgttggatctgcctcatttttatggtCATTCCTtataatgatatgagaaaagggatgaccggcttggataaacggatacatcacggtgggcccgctcacagaactgcccgttcggagctagacacgagcgggggtaggacgcattcCGCGtccccgcatcacatgggcttacgAGGACAGGGATCCTGTACAACACCTTATTTTACGCAGAGTAAaatgggcgcggattgggtagaTCCCCTGATGTGGATTCCTacgtgtgggcccactgtgatatacgaTACttacatcaacaccgtccatttattttgaaatcttATTTAAGTCATAatcacaaaaaatgaagcaaatccaacccTTAGGTGattcataccaaaggaaatagtcatgattgaatccgCAGGATTAAAAACCTTATAGAGGCCACAAGAACTTTTTCTTTGGCACCTACGCTGATGATAAGGCCACAAAgagctggatgaagagaccacacaaatatcagattatcCAATGCTTTTGTGGCctacgggaagtttttaatggttgattaccgctgtttcctgtattatggcccacctaagatttggatctgcttcatttttgaaatcatgatcttaaatgaattttaaaaattgatggaccgTGCGGATACAAAgaccata
Coding sequences within:
- the LOC131233349 gene encoding bifunctional UDP-glucose 4-epimerase and UDP-xylose 4-epimerase 1-like; the protein is MASEKQQSILVTGGAGFIGTHTVLQLLNEGFKVSIIDNLDNSVEEAVDRVRDLAGRDGSRNLIFHVGDLRNKDDLEKVFSQTRFDAVIHFAGLKAVGESVAKPLRYYDNNLIGTLNLIEFMLNYGCKKLVFSSSATVYGQPEKIPCVEDFELKAMNPYGRTKLFLEEIARDVQKADPEWRIILLRYFNPVGAHISGQIGEDPKGIPNNLMPYIQQVAVGRLPELNIFGHDYPTKDGSAIRDYIHVMDLADGHIAALRKIFTADDIGCTAYNLGTGCGTSVFEMVAAFEKASGKKIPIKLCPRRPGDATAVYASTEKAEKELGWKARYGVEEMCRDQWNWASKNPWGYHSQP